The proteins below are encoded in one region of Sulfolobus sp. A20:
- the amrA gene encoding AmmeMemoRadiSam system protein A, giving the protein MISEGLVTIQELNLEIGRTLIQIARRSIYEKFSLDKLKLDDYNNPILDKKGLAFVTLEEIYDNRTELRGCIGYVEAVAPLKEIVALAAKAAAFSDPRFKPLSKNELDKIIIEVTVLTKPEEIIVNDRWLLPKEITVGKDGLIVEKGILHSGLLLPQVAKEYCWDSETFLAETCIKASLEPDCWLDKSVRIKKFNGIIFREASPNSDNILVINPQNVECKIKSYLLD; this is encoded by the coding sequence ATGATATCAGAAGGGCTAGTAACAATACAAGAACTGAACTTAGAAATAGGTCGAACTCTAATACAGATAGCAAGAAGGTCAATCTACGAGAAGTTTAGTTTAGATAAATTAAAATTAGATGATTATAATAACCCAATATTAGATAAAAAAGGATTAGCTTTTGTTACTTTAGAAGAAATATATGATAATAGAACTGAATTAAGGGGTTGCATAGGCTACGTTGAAGCTGTAGCTCCGTTAAAGGAGATAGTGGCTTTAGCAGCTAAAGCTGCTGCTTTCTCTGATCCTAGGTTTAAACCATTAAGTAAAAATGAGTTAGATAAGATAATAATTGAGGTAACTGTTCTGACTAAGCCAGAAGAAATTATAGTTAATGATAGATGGCTCTTACCTAAAGAAATCACAGTTGGTAAAGACGGTTTAATAGTTGAAAAAGGTATATTACATAGCGGGCTTCTTCTGCCTCAAGTAGCCAAAGAATATTGTTGGGACTCAGAAACGTTTCTAGCAGAAACATGTATTAAAGCCTCTCTAGAACCAGATTGCTGGCTTGATAAATCCGTTAGAATAAAGAAATTTAATGGGATAATATTCAGGGAAGCTAGCCCAAATTCTGATAATATTTTAGTAATTAACCCACAAAATGTTGAATGTAAAATAAAATCTTATCTCTTAGACTAA
- the pdo gene encoding protein disulfide oxidoreductase, whose product MEEEYAELFSDEVKNALQDALKDMKNSVDVYVFIDSSNENCQYCNVTKKFMQFVADSAPKDSDGQSLLKVHIIDRADGDNKSLFEKFSIERVPTVAFYDGYIRWTGAPLGEEIRALVETIVRLSQGESGLGAETIEAIKNKINNKVVIETIVTPSCPYCPYAALMAHMVAFESCKAGKCNVISNVVEAYENQDIAEKYQVMSVPTIAINESVEFIGVPYEENFINSIIEKQKAS is encoded by the coding sequence ATGGAAGAAGAATATGCAGAGTTATTTAGTGACGAAGTAAAAAATGCTTTACAAGATGCTCTAAAGGATATGAAAAATAGTGTAGATGTATATGTTTTTATCGATAGTAGCAACGAAAATTGTCAGTATTGCAACGTAACAAAGAAATTTATGCAGTTTGTAGCTGATTCAGCTCCGAAAGATAGTGATGGTCAGTCATTATTGAAAGTCCATATTATAGATAGGGCTGATGGTGACAACAAGTCCCTTTTCGAGAAATTCAGTATAGAACGTGTTCCGACAGTAGCGTTCTACGATGGTTATATCAGGTGGACTGGTGCACCATTAGGCGAAGAAATAAGAGCACTTGTAGAAACGATAGTTAGGCTTTCACAAGGGGAAAGTGGTTTAGGTGCTGAAACTATAGAAGCTATTAAGAATAAGATAAATAATAAAGTAGTAATAGAGACTATAGTTACACCTTCTTGTCCATACTGTCCATATGCAGCATTAATGGCACACATGGTAGCTTTTGAATCATGCAAAGCAGGTAAGTGTAACGTTATCTCTAATGTAGTTGAAGCTTATGAGAACCAAGATATCGCTGAAAAATATCAAGTGATGTCTGTCCCTACTATTGCCATAAATGAATCAGTTGAATTCATTGGAGTACCTTATGAGGAGAATTTTATTAACTCAATTATTGAAAAACAAAAAGCAAGCTAA
- a CDS encoding CopG family transcriptional regulator → MKIIMFKLTDEEYKELEERARREGYVLINDFIRSLIFSSPQNSQINQFDLSNQIVSRLEKKIQDMINPFTSQIEDIKGKIANLTERVETLEDKIGARESPKDSEPKKVKKDLGNISKSLTASNREGTKKTAMDVLREQGAIFESELKLNNPDAFFDKLEKHGAIIIATDSERIAVDQNFMEEFKKKISEIHTSDELEAQKYLTKQEYKLFQKLKQNSLMYFDATTKSWKLLVS, encoded by the coding sequence ATGAAAATCATAATGTTTAAACTTACAGATGAAGAATACAAAGAGCTGGAGGAAAGAGCACGAAGAGAAGGTTATGTATTAATTAATGATTTTATTAGATCATTGATTTTTTCGTCTCCTCAAAATTCTCAAATCAATCAATTTGATTTATCTAATCAGATAGTATCTAGATTAGAAAAAAAGATACAAGATATGATTAATCCATTTACCTCTCAAATAGAAGATATTAAAGGTAAAATTGCTAATTTAACTGAGAGAGTCGAAACTTTAGAAGATAAAATAGGTGCAAGAGAGTCTCCAAAAGATTCAGAGCCTAAAAAAGTTAAAAAAGATCTTGGTAATATCAGCAAGTCTTTGACTGCTAGCAATAGGGAGGGCACTAAGAAAACTGCTATGGACGTATTAAGGGAACAAGGAGCAATATTTGAGTCAGAATTGAAGTTAAATAATCCTGATGCCTTTTTTGATAAGTTGGAGAAACATGGTGCTATAATAATAGCTACCGATTCAGAGAGAATAGCTGTTGATCAGAATTTCATGGAAGAGTTTAAGAAAAAAATAAGCGAAATTCATACTTCAGATGAATTAGAGGCTCAAAAATATTTAACTAAGCAAGAATATAAATTATTTCAAAAGTTAAAGCAAAATAGTTTGATGTATTTCGATGCTACCACTAAATCTTGGAAGCTTCTAGTGAGTTAA
- the dcd gene encoding dCTP deaminase: protein MILGDRDLKYYLEKGWIIIDPLRQDSIRENGVDLRVGNEIARFKKMDKPFNIDDDNISQLFVKETGEEFIINPHEHVLLVTEEYVKLPNDIMAFVNLRSSFARLGLFIPPTIVDAGFEGQLTIEVVGSEIPIKMKKSVRFLHLIFARTLTPVENPYQGKYQKQRGVTLPRFNSLEASKI, encoded by the coding sequence ATGATACTAGGAGATAGAGATCTAAAATATTATTTAGAAAAAGGGTGGATTATTATCGATCCGTTAAGGCAAGATAGCATTAGAGAGAACGGTGTTGATCTAAGAGTTGGAAATGAAATTGCTAGATTTAAAAAAATGGATAAACCTTTTAACATAGACGATGATAATATATCGCAACTTTTTGTGAAAGAAACTGGAGAAGAATTTATCATTAACCCTCATGAACATGTTTTACTAGTTACAGAAGAGTATGTAAAGCTTCCAAATGACATAATGGCATTTGTTAATTTAAGATCTAGTTTTGCTAGACTAGGGTTATTTATTCCTCCAACTATTGTCGATGCCGGCTTTGAGGGACAGTTAACTATAGAAGTAGTTGGTTCAGAAATTCCAATAAAGATGAAAAAGAGTGTAAGATTTCTACACCTAATTTTTGCGAGAACTTTAACGCCTGTTGAAAATCCTTATCAAGGTAAATATCAAAAACAAAGAGGAGTGACACTACCGAGATTTAACTCACTAGAAGCTTCCAAGATTTAG